A part of Citrifermentans bremense genomic DNA contains:
- a CDS encoding cysteine desulfurase family protein yields MAVYLDCNSTTPVEPSVASLVLRFLEKDFGNAASPIHDYGLFARSAVEHARMLVGKVVGARPDEVLFTSGATESNNMAILGLADAGIKSRRRHVITTAIEHKAVLEPFEELARRGFDVDILTVGPDGRFKVEDLAEALRPDTLLVSTMQANNETGVVHPLAETAKLLTGHDAWWHVDAAQGYGKDLEQLRDPRIDMIAVSGHKIYGPKGVGALILRKRDGLRPPLQPLAFGGGQEQGLRPGTLPVPLIAGFGEAAKLALRDNETRRTTCLAFRRLVHEALDRLGAGHNGDETWTMPHCVNVSLDGIPSDLAINALKGVIALSSTSACTSHTRTPSHVLTAMGRTPTQVETSLRLSWCHMTPEVDWDEVVGILRKIRSRR; encoded by the coding sequence ATGGCCGTCTATCTCGATTGCAACTCAACGACACCTGTAGAGCCAAGCGTCGCTTCTTTGGTGCTGAGGTTTCTTGAAAAGGATTTCGGGAATGCCGCGAGCCCCATACACGATTACGGGCTGTTCGCCCGTTCTGCCGTGGAGCACGCACGGATGCTGGTGGGAAAGGTCGTCGGTGCACGGCCGGATGAAGTGCTCTTTACCAGCGGGGCCACCGAGAGCAACAACATGGCGATCCTCGGGCTGGCAGATGCCGGAATCAAGAGCCGCCGCCGGCACGTGATTACCACGGCAATCGAGCACAAGGCGGTCCTAGAGCCTTTCGAGGAGCTAGCGCGCAGGGGCTTCGACGTCGACATCCTCACTGTCGGCCCCGACGGGCGCTTCAAGGTCGAAGACCTTGCCGAAGCTCTCCGACCGGACACCCTCCTTGTCTCCACCATGCAGGCCAACAACGAAACCGGCGTGGTGCACCCGTTGGCTGAGACTGCGAAACTTCTCACGGGACATGACGCCTGGTGGCATGTGGACGCGGCACAGGGGTATGGCAAGGATCTCGAGCAGTTGCGCGATCCGCGTATCGACATGATCGCCGTCAGCGGACACAAGATCTACGGCCCCAAGGGAGTTGGTGCTCTCATCCTCCGGAAGCGCGACGGGCTACGTCCCCCCTTGCAACCGCTTGCCTTCGGCGGCGGACAGGAGCAGGGGCTAAGGCCTGGGACCCTTCCCGTCCCCTTGATAGCTGGTTTCGGCGAGGCGGCCAAACTCGCTTTGAGGGATAACGAAACACGTCGCACGACATGCCTGGCCTTCAGGCGACTGGTGCATGAAGCCCTCGATAGGCTTGGAGCCGGTCACAATGGCGACGAAACCTGGACCATGCCCCATTGCGTCAACGTAAGTCTTGATGGCATCCCCTCGGATCTGGCAATCAACGCCCTCAAAGGCGTCATAGCGTTATCAAGCACGTCCGCCTGCACATCGCACACACGTACTCCGAGCCACGTTCTGACAGCGATGGGACGAACGCCCACGCAGGTCGAGACGTCGCTTAGGCTGTCTTGGTGCCATATGACCCCAGAGGTCGATTGGGACGAGGTGGTCGGGATACTGCGAAAAATAAGGAGCCGACGATGA
- a CDS encoding PEP-CTERM sorting domain-containing protein: MKKGFLTVLIAGALMITTTGTVGATSIVQTFNNSWNVSVWDYYGYVAAIQWQYQPYTASTQTLTSIELTMNIIASDLTIGDDFRYRTAFFTGWNPDTFQFYKDEWFYNLTDTYLNINNDYIFTSPTDLALWTNPLYGPNGNYYFESTTLSNPNTINVQTQLTYNYADNPAPVPEPSTMLLLGGGLAGLAFWRKKRNGKA, encoded by the coding sequence ATGAAAAAAGGCTTTTTGACTGTATTGATTGCTGGGGCGTTGATGATTACGACAACCGGTACCGTTGGAGCTACGTCAATTGTCCAGACCTTTAATAACTCGTGGAACGTAAGTGTTTGGGACTATTATGGATATGTAGCAGCAATACAGTGGCAGTATCAACCCTATACAGCTTCGACCCAAACCTTGACAAGTATTGAACTCACGATGAATATCATAGCTTCAGACTTAACTATTGGAGATGATTTCAGATATCGTACAGCTTTCTTTACGGGTTGGAATCCAGATACATTCCAATTTTACAAAGATGAGTGGTTTTATAATTTGACAGACACCTATTTGAATATAAATAATGATTATATTTTTACTTCTCCTACTGATTTAGCTCTATGGACTAACCCTCTCTACGGTCCGAACGGAAATTATTACTTCGAATCTACCACGTTAAGCAACCCGAATACAATAAACGTACAGACTCAGCTAACATATAACTATGCAGACAATCCTGCCCCGGTCCCTGAACCTTCAACTATGCTCCTTCTCGGTGGTGGTTTAGCTGGCCTAGCCTTCTGGAGAAAAAAGCGCAACGGCAAGGCATAG
- a CDS encoding GSU3529 family protein, which produces MTVFDRLRTAVETAQAEQDLPDFLALDIAAILQRREDFTHLEEELNELVEKVEMYDTYGQTGYLGMGVNNAILQKTLDKILKRDQVTCSKSRVPGEPTLQSCKKS; this is translated from the coding sequence ATGACGGTTTTCGACCGACTGAGAACGGCAGTGGAGACCGCTCAAGCCGAGCAGGATTTGCCCGACTTCCTCGCGCTGGATATTGCCGCCATCCTTCAGCGCCGTGAGGATTTTACCCACCTGGAAGAAGAACTGAACGAACTCGTGGAGAAGGTTGAGATGTATGACACCTACGGCCAAACGGGGTATCTGGGAATGGGCGTCAACAACGCCATCTTACAGAAAACATTGGACAAGATACTAAAGCGTGACCAGGTAACCTGCAGCAAGAGCCGAGTACCCGGCGAGCCGACCCTGCAAAGTTGCAAGAAAAGTTAG
- a CDS encoding GSU3529 family protein has product MSVFDELEEVTNQQYLHGDLPKWLADPLLAVARSPELCQEKEYLVEILLAQVREYDVYAEAGCCKWAYDHEDIARTLRWLEEQ; this is encoded by the coding sequence ATGAGTGTCTTTGATGAACTGGAAGAGGTGACGAATCAGCAGTACCTTCACGGCGATCTGCCGAAGTGGCTCGCAGACCCGCTCCTGGCCGTAGCACGGTCGCCAGAGCTGTGCCAGGAAAAGGAGTACCTGGTAGAGATCCTGCTGGCGCAGGTAAGGGAGTATGACGTGTACGCTGAGGCGGGATGCTGCAAGTGGGCCTACGACCACGAGGACATCGCCAGGACGCTGCGGTGGCTGGAGGAACAATGA
- a CDS encoding LysR family transcriptional regulator has protein sequence MDLRQLKVFLEVADCGGFTKAAEKLNIAQSALSIAIKKLEDELEVKLFVRRDRKVSLTAEGESLVLNARDIFGRVAKARQDIADLRGLLRGEVRVGLTPMLSSFFFPKIISEFKRRYPALEISIYGDSAGNIQRKVESGEIDMGIINGKVPETLDSHHMLREEVVACVARFHPLAAKKTCPVRDLLSAPLVQFKKGYYLREVVDQMAVREGIAPLVMAESNLFSLVRSLVKEELGLAFLLRMAVAKDPDVATISCDPPLFLDFAIAWKKDAPLSPANRAFVDFLIQEVDDYYALAQAAATFPLP, from the coding sequence GTGGATCTGAGACAACTGAAGGTCTTCCTGGAGGTGGCGGATTGCGGAGGCTTTACCAAGGCGGCAGAAAAGCTGAACATCGCCCAGTCCGCCCTAAGCATCGCGATAAAAAAGCTGGAGGATGAACTGGAGGTAAAACTCTTCGTCCGGCGCGACAGAAAGGTTTCCCTTACGGCCGAAGGAGAATCCCTGGTGCTTAACGCCAGGGATATTTTCGGCAGGGTCGCCAAGGCCCGGCAGGACATCGCGGATCTGCGGGGACTTCTAAGGGGGGAGGTGCGAGTCGGGCTGACGCCTATGCTGAGCAGTTTCTTCTTCCCGAAGATCATCTCCGAGTTCAAGCGTCGTTATCCGGCGCTGGAGATCTCCATCTACGGGGACAGCGCAGGGAACATCCAGCGCAAGGTGGAATCGGGCGAAATCGACATGGGGATCATCAACGGAAAGGTGCCGGAGACACTCGATTCGCATCACATGCTGCGCGAAGAGGTGGTGGCCTGTGTCGCTCGTTTTCACCCCTTGGCGGCGAAGAAGACGTGCCCGGTCCGCGACTTGCTGTCCGCACCGCTGGTGCAGTTCAAGAAAGGGTATTACCTGCGGGAGGTGGTGGACCAGATGGCGGTGAGAGAAGGTATCGCCCCGCTAGTGATGGCGGAGTCGAACCTCTTCTCCCTGGTGAGGAGCCTGGTGAAAGAGGAACTGGGGCTCGCCTTCCTGCTGCGGATGGCCGTTGCGAAAGATCCGGACGTAGCCACCATTTCGTGCGATCCCCCGCTCTTTCTGGACTTTGCCATAGCCTGGAAAAAAGACGCTCCCCTGTCGCCGGCAAACAGGGCCTTCGTAGATTTCCTGATCCAGGAGGTGGATGACTATTACGCGCTGGCGCAGGCGGCAGCGACGTTCCCGCTGCCGTAA